One segment of Leptodactylus fuscus isolate aLepFus1 chromosome 7, aLepFus1.hap2, whole genome shotgun sequence DNA contains the following:
- the GPR132 gene encoding putative G-protein coupled receptor 132, with amino-acid sequence MKQEFAGGNASWDVHTTMESLNNTTPKCLPPYDDSTLFIIILYSIVLIIGIPANILTLWLTILQIWRKNVLAVYLFSLSLSELMYLGTIPLWILYVKNDHKWQWGPLACKITGYIFFNNIYISILLLCCISVDRYLAVEYALESRGVRRQKIAILVTVVLCTLVALIHSTVFIISDGEQTEDQTTCFETLPIPSYIAHFYVARFIIGFLTPLLILIYTNSVIKKRIETSGSFTDQQKTKVKYLAMAIIIIFMICFAPYHFVLLIRGIAYYLKDNSENFCDFEEEIYTAYSVFLCLVTVNSIADPFIYVLVSENVRKDICRAARVWRRQLSINTRSDSTYPHIHNSRDQPLDKEYSTQSGFGIADILQDRN; translated from the coding sequence ATGAAGCAGGAATTTGCAGGAGGCAATGCTTCATGGGACGTACATACTACAATGGAGAGTTTGAACAACACCACACCAAAGTGCCTGCCGCCCTACGATGATAGCACCCTATTCATCATTATACTCTATAGCATTGTCCTAATAATTGGAATTCCAGCTAACATTTTGACCTTATGGCTCACAATTTTACAAATATGGCGGAAAAATGTACTGGCTGTGTACCTATTCAGCTTATCTCTAAGCGAACTCATGTACCTTGGAACCATTCCCCTTTGGATCCTGTATGTGAAAAATGACCATAAGTGGCAATGGGGACCTCTGGCCTGCAAAATTACAGGATATATTTTTTTCAACaacatatatatcagtattcTGCTTTTATGTTGCATTTCTGTGGATCGTTACTTGGCTGTGGAATATGCCCTGGAGTCCAGAGGGGTTCGGAGGCAAAAAATCGCTATTCTTGTCACTGTGGTTCTTTGCACCTTGGTGGCACTAATTCATTCAACAGTGTTCATCATCAGTGATGGTGAACAAACAGAAGACCAAACTACTTGTTTTGAAACCTTGCCTATACCATCATACATAGCTCATTTCTATGTTGCTAGGTTCATCATTGGGTTTTTAACTCCACTATTAATACTGATTTATACCAACTCTGTGATAAAAAAGAGAATCGAGACCAGCGGAAGCTTCACAGATCAGCAGAAGACCAAAGTCAAGTATCTAGCTATGGCCATAATAATCATATTCATGATTTGCTTTGCTCCATATCACTTTGTATTACTCATCCGGGGTATTGCTTACTACTTAAAGGATAATTCCGAAAACTTTTGTGATTTTGAAGAGGAGATTTATACAGCCTATTCTGTATTTCTTTGCCTAGTCACTGTAAACAGTATAGCGGATCCTTTTATCTATGTATTGGTCAGCGAAAACGTAAGGAAAGATATCTGTAGGGCCGCCAGGGTCTGGAGAAGACAACTCTCCATCAATACCAGGAGTGACAGTACCTATCCTCATATTCACAATTCTAGAGATCAACCCTTGGACAAAGAGTATTCAACACAAAGTGGATTTGGAATAGCAGATATACTGCAGGATAGGAATTAA